The following proteins come from a genomic window of Salvia hispanica cultivar TCC Black 2014 chromosome 4, UniMelb_Shisp_WGS_1.0, whole genome shotgun sequence:
- the LOC125220333 gene encoding uncharacterized protein C594.04c-like: MGNKNLGNATVALLSPLPSILFYLTFLNCHSDDGSLSYLWAWCHHHPLLLANILFFLNVDLHFWLVGLLQSSHWMIDLYWIVIPILLLHYFATHPLAEFDKWRSRLVVSLTWAWSLRLTHCYFRREKWQWGAREDWRFTDMRRHYGHNWWWISFFAIYLSQQVFLMAICMPLYAIHRNVKGVNIWDVVAALVCLAGLTIAYFADTQMHRFVRRNEELQKEGKERVAILEQGLWRYSRHPNYAGEQLWWCGIAIFGWNVEYDWWFVGPMANGVCLGIVTLLVEQRMLKEEFRAEAYRNYQKTTSLWLPCFRLPKHKET, translated from the exons ATGGGCAACAAAAATCTCGGCAATGCAACGGTGgctcttctctctcctctccctTCCATCCTCTTTTATCTGACCTTCCTCAACTGTCACTCCGATGACGGGTCTCTCTCTTATCTGTGGGCATGGTGCCACCACCACCCTCTCCTGCTAGCCAacatcctcttcttcctcaacGTTGACTTACATTTCTGGCTTGTCGGCCTCCTACAATCCAGCCATTGg ATGATAGATTTGTATTGGATAGTGATACCTATACTGCTGCTCCATTACTTTGCGACTCACCCATTAGCTGAATTTGACAAGTGGAGATCGAGGCTCGTCGTGTCACTAACGTGGGCGTGGTCGCTAAGGCTCACCCACTGCTACTTCCGCCGCGAGAAGTGGCAATGGGGCGCTCGAGAAGACTGGAGATTCACCGACATGCGGAGACACTACGGCCACAACTGGTGGTGGATCTCTTTCTTCGCCATCTATCTCTCTCAGCAG GTTTTTCTGATGGCGATATGCATGCCGTTGTACGCGATCCATCGGAACGTGAAAGGGGTGAATATTTGGGACGTGGTGGCTGCGTTGGTGTGCTTAGCCGGGTTGACAATTGCTTACTTTGCAGACACGCAGATGCATCGTTTTGTAAGAAGAAATGAGGAGTTGCAGAAGGAGGGAAAAGAGAGGGTGGCGATTCTTGAACAAGGGTTATGGAGGTATTCCCGACACCCGAACTACGCGGGCGAGCAGTTATGGTGGTGCGGAATTGCCATTTTTGGTTGGAATGTGGAGTACGATTGGTGGTTTGTGGGGCCGATGGCGAATGGGGTGTGCTTGGGAATTGTCACTTTGCTGGTGGAGCAGCGGATGTTGAAGGAGGAGTTTAGGGCCGAGGCGTACCGGAACTATCAGAAAACGACGTCACTTTGGCTGCCCTGCTTCAGACTACCCAAACATAAGGAAACATAG